The Impatiens glandulifera chromosome 3, dImpGla2.1, whole genome shotgun sequence genome contains a region encoding:
- the LOC124930136 gene encoding glutamic acid-rich protein-like, translated as MEVSEEEKILYDGEEFKDMRGNLYDSLFELDSRKRKNEVIEDVVPPKLAMRKRRQITYPNTSHSVPVKPSTRRRTCIPTPSPSTSHSVESSTGTQVDDEGPQMNPTSTAPQDRFRLDQLAKEVNKLKTEINLIKEILNQLQEQFGIMSVTLEEERSMRRLKRNEKKENVEVIEEDKDEEDLEKVDMLMEKKNKNVNVEKEKKNDKKKVVEKVDVVVEKDEEDKDEDVENVNEEDKDNDLLEEKDDESINEEYVEKVNVFEEIEKDVEKVTVLEEKEEDVEKVNVLEEKDENMVN; from the exons ATGGAAGtgtctgaagaagagaagatcttgtaCGATGGGGAGGAGTTTAAAGATATGAGAGGTAATTTGTATGATTCATTATTTGAACTTGATTCCAGAAAGAGGAAAAATGAAGTGATTGAAGATGTAGTTCCTCCCAAACTTGCCATGAGGAAAAGACGACAAATTACTTACCCTAACACCTCTCATTCTGTTCCTGTCAAACCTTCCACGAGAAGAAGAACCTGCATCCCTACTCCCAGCCCTAGCACCTCTCATTCTGTCGAGAGTTCCACCGGGACTCAAGTAGATGATGAAGGCCCTCAAATGAATCCAACATCAACAGCTCCCCAGGATAGATTTAGATTGGATCAACTAGCGAAGGAGGTAAATAAActaaaaactgaaataaatcTCATAAAAGAGATATTGAACCAACTACAAGAACAATTTGGCATAATGTCAGTCACACTAGAGGAGGAACGAAGCATGAGGAGATTGAAGAGGAATGAGAAGAAGGAGAATGTTGAGGTTATTGAGGAAGACAAGGATGAG GAAGATTTGGAGAAGGTGGATATGTTaatggagaagaagaataagaatgTTAATgtggagaaggagaagaagaacgACAAAAAGAAGGTGGTGGAGAAGGTGGATGTGGTAGTGGAGAAGGATGAGgaagacaaagatgaggatgtgGAGAATGTGAATGAGGAAGACAAGGATAATGATCTGTTGGAGGAGAAGGATGATGAATCAATCAATGAGGAATATGTGGAGAAGGTGAATGTGTTTGAGGAGATTGAGAAAGATGTGGAGAAGGTGACTGTGTTGGAGGAGAAGGAGGAAGATGTGGAGAAGGTGAATGTGTTGGAGGAGAAGGATGAGAATATGGTGAATTAG
- the LOC124930135 gene encoding caldesmon-like yields MRRLKYVEKVNVFEEIEEDVEKVTVLEEKEDDVEKEDLEKVNVLIEDLVKKINDVEKVNEKIEEDVVNEKINKDKDVDLFVEKNVVKRRTRLRICWRRRWKMWHKVNDNVEEDVVNEKVEDEDLKKDDDKIEDMLVEKVEDVEKVNEKVEEDIEDLLVEKVENVEKVNEKVEDDVVNEKDVVLKDEDLKKDEDNIEDMVNEKIEDVVLKDNDVFVDKKKVNKKKVHNKKVEKKKVEKKKDKEEKDVFVEMMDKKKVKKKVDKEEEDVFVEKVDEKKVDKKK; encoded by the exons ATGAGAAGATTGAAATATGTGGAGAAGGTGAATGTGTTTGAGGAGATTGAGGAAGATGTGGAGAAGGTGACTGTGTTGGAGGAGAAGGAGGATGATGTGGAGAAG GAAGATTTGGAGAAGGTGAATGTGTTGATTGAGGATCTGGTGAAGAAAATTAATGACGTGGAGAAGGTGAATGAGAAGATTGAGGAAGATGTGGTGAATGAAAAGATTAACAAAGATAAGGATGTGGATCTGTTTGTGGAGAAAAATGTGgtgaagagaag GACAAGATTGAGGATCTGTTGGCGGAGAAGGTGGAAGATGTGGCATAAGGTGAATGATAATGTGGAGGAAGATGTGGTGAATGAGAAAGTGGAGGATGAGGATCTAAAGAAGGATGAT GACAAGATTGAGGATATGTTGgtggagaaggtggaggatgtggagaaggtgaatgagaaggtggaggaagAT ATTGAGGATCTGTTGGTAGAGAAGGTGGAGAATGTGGAGAAGGTgaatgagaaggtggaggatgatgtAGTGAATGAGAAAGATGTGGTGCTGAAGGATGAGGATCTGAAGAAGGATGAG GACAATATTGAGGATATGGTGAATGAGAAGATTGAGGATGTGGTGCTGAAGGATAATGATGTGTTTGTAGACAAGAAGAAGGTGAACAAGAAGAAGGTGCATAATAAGaaggtggagaagaagaaggtggagaagaagaaagacaaggAGGAGAAGGATGTGTTTGTGGAGATGATGGATAAGAAGAAGGTGAAGAAGAAGGTAGACAAAGAGGAGGAGGATGTGTTTGTGGAGAAGGTGGACGAGAAGAAGGTGGACAAGAAGAAATAA